The proteins below are encoded in one region of Deltaproteobacteria bacterium:
- a CDS encoding helix-turn-helix domain-containing protein, which produces TVRENLNVSQNEFALMIGVSVRTLQNWEQGRRKPEGPAKALLRIASRNPSAVLDALHAD; this is translated from the coding sequence GACTGTGAGAGAGAACCTCAATGTTTCACAGAATGAATTTGCACTCATGATTGGAGTCAGTGTGCGTACATTACAGAACTGGGAGCAAGGCAGAAGGAAACCAGAAGGCCCGGCCAAGGCATTGTTGCGAATCGCATCAAGGAATCCCAGCGCTGTACTTGATG